The following DNA comes from Saccharomyces cerevisiae S288C chromosome XIII, complete sequence.
TTCCTTgtttagttttttcaagatttcatttccatttttcaGTCCATTAATAAATTGCTTTTCTACCATTTTGAACTCAAGTGTTGACACcatattttccaaattaaTAAGCTGATCCGAAGCCTGCTGCAACAAATGCTCCTGATAATGAATTCTTTTTAGTAGAAATCGTACCTTCATGTTAGATTTATAATTTTCAGGATTTTTTCGTATTAGGTCTTTTAGTTGACTCTTCTCTaccaaaatcaaattaTCTGTCCTCCTCGTAAACTTATGAATTTCATCTTTAGATCGTTTTACTTCTAGGATCGCCCTATCTGTTTTGGTTATATGCACTTTACTACTTTTTTGGCCCATTCGATATATACAAAAGCACCAAGTGGAGTTAATTCAGCAG
Coding sequences within:
- the VPS20 gene encoding ESCRT-III subunit protein VPS20 (Myristoylated subunit of the ESCRT-III complex; the endosomal sorting complex required for transport of transmembrane proteins into the multivesicular body pathway to the lysosomal/vacuolar lumen; cytoplasmic protein recruited to endosomal membranes), whose protein sequence is MGQKSSKVHITKTDRAILEVKRSKDEIHKFTRRTDNLILVEKSQLKDLIRKNPENYKSNMKVRFLLKRIHYQEHLLQQASDQLINLENMVSTLEFKMVEKQFINGLKNGNEILKKLNKEFSNVDELMDDVQDQIAYQNEINETLSRSLVGTSNYEDDLDKELDALESELNPEKMNNAKVANMPSTEGLPSLPQGEQTEQKEREEFATEERSDTKEPLALLS